The window TAGTCACGCTGTATTATGGATATTGAGGGATATCGTATAGACCCGTCCGGATATCCCAGCCATTCATTAAATTCGCATTTTGGATTGCCTGGCCGGCTGCACCCTTCATCAAATTATCGATAACAGAAACAATTGTAAGCCGCCCGGTCCTTTTATCTGAAAAAAGGCCAATATCGCAAAAGTTACTGCCATAAACTTCTTTTGTTGCCGGCAGGCTTCCTTCATCCCTGATTCGGACAAAGGGATTGTTTTTATAAAATTCACTGTAAAGTCCAATGATCTCTTTTGTAGAAATGGCTTGTGATAAATTCACATAAATCGTTGCCATGATTCCGCGTGTCATCGGTGCAAGATGGGCTGTAAACGTAACTGTAATTTCCCTTCCAGACTGCTCGGATAGAATTTGCTCAATTTCCGGGATATGCTGATGAGTGCCTAATTTGTAAGCTTTCATATTCTCATTGACCTCAGAGAAATGAGTTCCAAGTGAGGCACCCCGCCCGGCACCCGAGACGCCGGATTTTGCATCAATAATAATTGAACTCGTATCTGCGAGCCCTGCCTTTATAACAGGCAGCAGTCCCAACAGGGAAGCCGTTGGATAACAGCCTGGATTTGCAACAATTCGAGCGCTTTTGATTTCTTCCGTATACAGTTCGCTTAATCCGTATACTGCTTCTGCAATCACTTCCGGCTCTGCCGGGGTGTGTTTATACCATTCCTCATACTGATCGGGGGACTTTAACCTTAAATCCCCAGATAAGTCGATACATTTAGTTCCATTTTCGATTAATTGGGGAACGAGTGATTTACTGATTCCTGAAGGAACGGCCAAGAATGCGATATCTGCAGACTCACTTATTTTTTTCGCATCAAAGCTTACCATCGTAACATCCAGCAACTCTCCTGTATGGGGAAACACGCTGCTAATGTCAGTTCCTCCACGTGAACTCGAAATGACTGGCCCCAATTCAAGCTCAGGATGTTTATCTATCAGCCTCATCAATTCGATGGCACTATATCCTGTGCCTCCGATAACTGCTGTTCTCACTGCATCCCCTCCCTTATATTGAATCATTATAATCATAGATTAATAATTATGCAACCCGTCTTTTAAAAATATTTCTGTTTTTTTGAAAAATAGTAAAAACGCCTAGTGTAATCTATGTTATATTTATTTAAACTTTCACCCTTCATGCATAATGATGTATATTTATTAAAATAAATAATAAAAAAGCCACAGCTGACGGAATCCTCTGTGGCAAATTTATCTTTATTTACTTTGAAAGGTTATTTACCGCGATACTGACTACCCACTCACAA is drawn from Bacillus sp. FJAT-18017 and contains these coding sequences:
- the argC gene encoding N-acetyl-gamma-glutamyl-phosphate reductase → MRTAVIGGTGYSAIELMRLIDKHPELELGPVISSSRGGTDISSVFPHTGELLDVTMVSFDAKKISESADIAFLAVPSGISKSLVPQLIENGTKCIDLSGDLRLKSPDQYEEWYKHTPAEPEVIAEAVYGLSELYTEEIKSARIVANPGCYPTASLLGLLPVIKAGLADTSSIIIDAKSGVSGAGRGASLGTHFSEVNENMKAYKLGTHQHIPEIEQILSEQSGREITVTFTAHLAPMTRGIMATIYVNLSQAISTKEIIGLYSEFYKNNPFVRIRDEGSLPATKEVYGSNFCDIGLFSDKRTGRLTIVSVIDNLMKGAAGQAIQNANLMNGWDIRTGLYDIPQYP